The proteins below come from a single Pyramidobacter porci genomic window:
- the lptG gene encoding LPS export ABC transporter permease LptG, whose protein sequence is MKPFRTLDRFIMRELMGPFLFGVMAFTLIMVAGGLLFKLADLIIEQGVSLGVAGRLFIYELPSVVVLTLPMSCLLASLLGFSKMSTNSEIVALKAAGISFSRIGRPVLVAAFGVTMISLALNETVVPLGKIAAQNVMRYEVAREKPALLKEQVFLRSSDPSSEGLRRIVYINKLYARSGTMDDVVVQEFKGADLVRLTTARKGTWIDGVWYLDDGDVFEVKGRNTVELTLHFERQALPIRLTPQQISRSTAKPDDMSCLELIKYIEILKAQGKSLEPLWVAFHLRLAVPWACVILALIGAALGVRPMRKGGASVGFGQSILIVFVYYVVMSMGRSLGQAGHIPPILGAWLPNILFFAGALLLARRADR, encoded by the coding sequence ATGAAACCTTTTCGCACGTTGGATCGTTTTATTATGAGAGAGCTCATGGGGCCATTTCTCTTCGGAGTGATGGCCTTTACGCTGATTATGGTCGCCGGCGGGTTACTGTTCAAGCTGGCCGACCTCATCATCGAACAAGGCGTTTCTCTGGGTGTCGCCGGCCGTCTTTTTATCTACGAGCTTCCTTCCGTCGTCGTTCTGACGCTGCCGATGTCGTGCCTTCTGGCTTCGCTCCTGGGCTTCAGTAAAATGTCCACCAACAGCGAGATCGTCGCGTTGAAAGCGGCCGGAATTTCGTTTTCGCGCATCGGCCGTCCCGTTTTGGTCGCGGCGTTCGGCGTCACGATGATCTCTCTTGCCTTGAACGAAACGGTCGTGCCGCTTGGCAAGATCGCCGCGCAGAACGTGATGCGCTACGAAGTCGCCCGCGAAAAACCCGCGCTTTTGAAGGAACAGGTGTTTTTGCGGAGCAGCGATCCTTCGTCCGAGGGGCTGAGAAGGATCGTCTACATCAACAAACTTTACGCCCGTTCGGGTACGATGGACGACGTGGTCGTTCAGGAGTTCAAGGGGGCCGATTTGGTCCGGCTGACGACGGCCCGAAAGGGCACGTGGATTGACGGAGTCTGGTATCTTGACGACGGCGACGTGTTCGAAGTGAAAGGCAGGAACACCGTTGAGCTGACGCTGCATTTCGAACGCCAGGCGCTTCCGATTCGCCTGACCCCGCAGCAGATCTCGCGCTCTACCGCCAAACCCGACGACATGAGCTGCCTGGAGCTGATCAAATATATCGAAATCCTCAAAGCTCAGGGGAAAAGTTTGGAACCGCTGTGGGTCGCCTTTCATCTGCGACTGGCGGTGCCCTGGGCCTGCGTGATCCTGGCGCTTATCGGCGCGGCGCTCGGCGTGCGGCCGATGAGAAAGGGCGGCGCCAGCGTCGGTTTCGGACAAAGCATTTTGATCGTCTTCGTCTATTATGTCGTTATGTCGATGGGGCGCTCTCTGGGGCAGGCGGGGCACATTCCTCCCATCCTCGGAGCGTGGCTGCCCAATATCCTGTTCTTTGCCGGAGCGCTTCTTCTCGCCCGGAGGGCAGACCGATGA
- a CDS encoding LpxI family protein produces MNVEHLALVAGEGALPLEILKAMIKKKAPPPKVYLLAENDAPYLDEGIAVQKISNPMAIAMILAKMRLMGIRRLMMAGGVPKKNIYSEEKLDRGAKSILSAVQDRNDHSLLAGVVKYIEKFGIQVMSYEEVIPELLAPEGHIAGPVADAEQLQDCEYGLNILRTLLPLSFGQSVVVSNRAVVAVEAMEGTDETIRRAASLSAHGILLKGMRADQDRRYDLPVVGVQTLRNMADSGLTGLFIEAHSVLLLEKETFLQEAERLGISVTGVATCRFL; encoded by the coding sequence ATGAACGTCGAGCATTTGGCCCTCGTCGCCGGGGAAGGCGCGCTGCCTCTGGAGATCCTGAAAGCGATGATCAAAAAGAAGGCACCGCCGCCGAAGGTGTACCTGCTGGCGGAGAACGACGCCCCTTATCTGGACGAAGGCATCGCCGTGCAGAAAATCAGCAATCCCATGGCGATCGCGATGATCCTCGCCAAGATGCGCCTGATGGGAATCCGCCGTTTGATGATGGCCGGCGGCGTGCCCAAAAAGAACATCTATTCCGAAGAAAAGCTCGATCGCGGCGCCAAGTCCATCCTTTCCGCCGTGCAGGACCGCAACGATCACAGCTTGCTGGCCGGGGTCGTGAAGTACATCGAAAAATTCGGCATTCAAGTCATGAGCTACGAGGAAGTCATTCCGGAACTTCTGGCGCCCGAGGGGCATATCGCCGGCCCCGTCGCCGACGCGGAACAGCTGCAGGACTGCGAATATGGGCTGAACATTTTGCGGACTCTGCTGCCGCTTTCGTTCGGCCAGTCCGTCGTCGTTTCGAATCGCGCCGTCGTCGCCGTGGAAGCGATGGAAGGCACGGATGAGACCATTCGGCGCGCGGCGTCGTTAAGCGCTCATGGGATCCTGTTGAAAGGGATGCGTGCCGACCAGGACCGGCGTTACGACCTGCCGGTCGTCGGCGTGCAAACGCTGCGAAACATGGCCGATTCCGGCCTGACGGGGCTTTTTATCGAAGCGCACAGCGTCCTTTTGTTGGAAAAAGAAACCTTCCTGCAGGAAGCGGAGCGCTTGGGAATCAGCGTGACGGGAGTTGCCACATGTCGATTTTTATAA
- a CDS encoding lipid-A-disaccharide synthase, which produces MSIFISTGELSGDIYAAKLSAALHKILPHERLWGMGGALAEGISTEWDNALLHIIGLRRIIKSLPSLFRLRKELAEAVVKRAPRAVIVVDSPDFHIPLLSKIRALGYKGPVVYVCPPTIWAWRSGRAKYLKRYCDLCLPLFHFEEKALQAWNVRSYWCGNPLIDDLDNFVPVGASLPDDARRVALLPGSRRSEIKALLPVLQETALRLKGMGLHPVFSIAPGLDEASKTMVRDNKAGIETTGISGRNLMHASKFVIGASGTTAVEAMLLNRYMIVLYKGTSLEWRIYKMLTHTPFVSIPNVLAEKMMFPELLQDDARADRILHYVDLYLHDKDYCDGIHKQIVSNRRLMGEPGAIQRWAESISRLVNS; this is translated from the coding sequence ATGTCGATTTTTATAAGTACCGGGGAGCTTTCCGGCGATATCTATGCGGCCAAACTGAGCGCGGCGCTCCACAAAATCCTTCCCCACGAACGGCTTTGGGGAATGGGCGGCGCGCTTGCAGAAGGGATAAGCACGGAATGGGACAACGCGCTCCTGCACATCATCGGTCTGAGGCGGATCATCAAATCGCTGCCGTCGTTGTTCCGTCTGAGAAAAGAACTGGCGGAGGCCGTCGTGAAGCGAGCGCCGCGCGCCGTCATCGTCGTCGACAGTCCCGATTTTCACATCCCGCTGCTGAGCAAAATCCGCGCCCTCGGCTATAAAGGTCCCGTCGTCTATGTGTGTCCGCCGACGATCTGGGCCTGGCGCAGCGGCCGGGCGAAATATCTGAAACGTTACTGCGATCTCTGCCTGCCGCTGTTCCATTTCGAAGAAAAGGCCCTGCAAGCGTGGAATGTGCGGAGCTATTGGTGCGGAAATCCGCTGATCGACGATCTTGACAACTTCGTCCCGGTCGGAGCTTCTTTGCCGGACGATGCAAGGCGCGTCGCCCTGCTGCCGGGAAGCCGCCGTTCCGAAATAAAAGCGTTGCTTCCCGTTCTTCAGGAGACGGCGCTGAGATTGAAAGGGATGGGGCTTCATCCCGTGTTCTCCATCGCTCCGGGGCTCGACGAGGCCAGCAAGACAATGGTCAGGGACAACAAGGCCGGAATCGAAACGACGGGGATCAGCGGGCGCAATCTGATGCACGCCTCGAAATTCGTCATCGGCGCCAGCGGCACGACGGCCGTCGAAGCGATGTTGCTGAATCGTTACATGATCGTGCTTTACAAAGGAACCTCGTTGGAATGGCGGATTTACAAGATGCTGACGCACACACCCTTCGTTTCCATTCCCAACGTGCTGGCGGAAAAAATGATGTTCCCCGAACTTCTGCAGGACGACGCGCGCGCCGATAGGATTCTGCACTACGTCGATCTGTACCTTCACGACAAGGATTACTGCGACGGCATTCACAAACAGATTGTGTCGAACAGACGACTGATGGGGGAGCCGGGAGCAATTCAACGCTGGGCAGAATCCATTTCCAGGCTGGTGAATT